In a single window of the Zea mays cultivar B73 chromosome 5, Zm-B73-REFERENCE-NAM-5.0, whole genome shotgun sequence genome:
- the LOC100382297 gene encoding uncharacterized protein LOC100382297 gives MSTSPAASSSAPTAFAASAVTMAAEAADGPVLSVVSKRLRALRKKYNRITQMEESLAAGKSLNREQEEVLRSKPVVAALIDELERLRPPLASALAEELSSRSAPAPAATASSSDSDSSVQDLLALVYFGSLFDVKQQSDFVSLVYTRELERSSCLTYDYVGDDPEDSLVETDLNAVSALATLAASRPPAAAGVSHRDALQACAHHARLWLSRADEPIHPDSTITYAGVRAKLDRIMASGYYTAQLEMRTPMDLAAAVANFGAGGVQVQESMVVSPQALEAVEESQDVEEHKDEKEDSEATEIYSEHQAPVVDAEHVDDEGLVNPADEVPSAEAEQETLDDYVDDQEQKDQQFTQRRSYQNQRSGGGRGGGRRGYPNGRGVRGYQNGRGGGYQNGRGGGGYQNGRGGGGGYYESGYYQPRNYNNRGRGGRNSYYNNHGGGAQAGGHGHPGRVELGANA, from the exons ATGTCCACCTCCCCAGCCGCCTCATCCTCCGCTCCGACCGCCTTCGCCGCCTCTGCGGTTACGATGGCTGCCGAGGCCGCCGACGGGCCGGTGCTCAGCGTAGTATCGAAGCGTCTCCGCGCGCTGCGGAAGAAGTACAATCGCATCACGCAGATGGAGGAGTCGCTCGCCGCCGGCAAGTCGCTCAACCGAGAGCAGGAGGAGGTTCTCCGCTCCAAGCCCGTCGTCGCTGCTCTGATCGACGAGCTCGAGCGCCTCCGCCCCCCGCTCGCATCAGCTCTCGCGGAGGAGCTCTCCTCCCGCTCtgcccccgcccccgccgccACCGCTTCCTCCTCCGACTCAGATTCGTCAGTCCAGGACCTCCTCGCGCTCGTCTACTTTGGCTCCCTCTTCGATGTCAAGCAACAAAGCGACTTCGTCTCTTTGGTATACACGCGCGAGCTCGAGCGGAGCAGCTGCCTCACTTATGACTACGTCGGGGATGATCCGGAAGACAGTCTCGTGGAGACCGATCTGAACGCCGTTTCTGCCCTTGCCACCCTCGCGGCGTCGCGCCCTCCTGCTGCAGCTGGAGTCTCTCACCGTGATGCCCTCCAGGCTTGTGCCCATCACGCCCGCCTCTGGCTCAGCCGTGCGGATGAACCCATCCACCCTGACTCCACCATCACAT ATGCTGGGGTGAGGGCAAAGCTGGATAGAATCATGGCATCGGGCTACTACACAGCTCAGCTAGAAATGAGGACACCAATGGATCTGGCTGCTGCAGTGGCAAACTTTGGAGCCGGAGGTGTGCAGGTGCAAGAGAGCATGGTTGTGTCGCCTCAGGCACtggaagcagtcgaggagagccAGGATGTTGAAGAACACAAG GACGAGAAGGAAGATTCTGAGGCTACAGAAATCTACAGTGAGCATCAGGCTCCTGTTGTTGACGCTGAACATGTG GATGATGAAGGCCTGGTGAACCCAGCTGATGAAGTTCCTTCAGCTGAGGCAGAGCAGGAGACACTTGACGATTATGTGGACGATCAGGAACAAAAAGACCAACAATTCACCCAGCGGCGCTCTTACCAGAACCAGCGTAGTGGCGGTGGTCGTGGTGGTGGCAGGAGGGGCTATCCTAATGGTCGTGGAGTGCGTGGGTACCAGAATGGCCGAGGTGGCGGGTACCAGAATGGCCGAGGTGGCGGTGGATACCAGAATGGCCGTGGCGGAGGCGGTGGGTACTACGAATCTGGATACTACCAGCCGAGGAACTACAACAACAGAGGCCGGGGTGGTCGCAACTCTTATTACAACAACCATGGTGGAGGTGCACAGGCAGGCGGCCATGGCCATCCTGGGAGGGTTGAGCTGGGTGCAAACGCCTAG
- the LOC103625979 gene encoding calcium-dependent protein kinase 9, with the protein MGNVCFCGTTSTSPDQPEPATAGKAPPQGATNRRPATPPSSQQGSSQEPSPAPGANKPGPKARPKATTKANPYDWAPPAAAHASRASASVSASRVLDGVVPHHPRLRVTDKYHLGRELGRGEFGVTRLATDRATRERLACKSIPKRRLRTAVDVADVRREVAIMASLPDHPALVRLRAAYEDADAVHLVMELCDGGELFDRIVARGRYTERAAAAAARTVAEVVRACHAHGVMHRDLKPENFLYAGKSDDAQLKAIDFGLSVFFRPGERFTEIVGSPYYMAPEVLRRSYGPEVDIWSAGVILYILLCGVPPFWAETEQGVARAILRGNLDLQREPWPRISEGAKSLVRQMLQMDPKKRPTAQQVLEHPWLQNARKAPNVPLGDVVRARLQQFSAMNKFKKKAMRVIAEHLSVEEVEVIRDMFALMDTDKDGRVTLEELKAGLRKVGSKLAEPEMELLMEAADVNGNGYLDYGEFVAITIHLQRLSNDAHLRKAFLFFDKDSSGYIERAELADALADEAGHADEAALDNVLREVDTDKDGRISFEEFVAMMKAGTDWRKASRQYSRERFKTLSNSLLKDGSLRMAR; encoded by the exons ATGGGCAACGTATGCTTCTGCGGCACCACCTCCACCTCCCCTGATCAGCCTGAACCGGCCACGGCCGGCAAAGCGCCGCCACAAGGCGCCACCAACAGGAGGCCGGCGACGCCTCCGAGCAGCCAGCAGGGCAGCAGCCAAGAGCCGAGCCCGGCCCCGGGGGCCAATAAGCCCGGACCGAAGGCGAGGCCCAAGGCTACTACTAAGGCGAACCCGTACGACTGGGCTCCGCCGGCGGCGGCGCACGCGTCCCGGGCGTCGGCGTCGGTGTCGGCGTCGCGCGTGCTGGACGGCGTGGTGCCGCACCACCCGCGGCTGCGCGTGACGGACAAGTACCACCTCGGGCGGGAGCTGGGGCGGGGCGAGTTCGGCGTCACGCGGCTCGCCACGGACCGCGCCACGCGGGAGCGCCTGGCGTGCAAGTCCATCCCCAAGCGGCGCCTGCGCACGGCGGTGGACGTCGCGGACGTGCGCCGGGAGGTGGCCATCATGGCGTCGCTGCCCGACCACCCGGCGCTCGTGCGCCTGCGGGCCGCCTACGAGGACGCCGACGCCGTGCACCTGGTCATGGAGCTCTGCGACGGCGGCGAGCTGTTCGACCGGATCGTCGCGCGCGGCAGGTACACGGAGCGCGCCGCGGCCGCCGCGGCCAGGACCGTGGCGGAGGTGGTGCGGGCGTGCCACGCTCACGGGGTCATGCACCGGGACCTCAAGCCCGAGAACTTCCTGTACGCGGGCAAGAGCGACGACGCGCAGCTCAAGGCCATCGATTTCGGCCTCTCCGTCTTTTTCAGACCAG GCGAGCGGTTCACGGAGATCGTGGGCAGCCCGTACTACATGGCGCCGGAGGTGCTGCGGCGGAGCTACGGGCCGGAGGTGGACATCTGGAGCGCCGGCGTGATCCTCTACATCCTCCTCTGCGGCGTGCCGCCGTTCTGGGCCGAGACGGAGCAGGGCGTGGCGCGCGCCATCCTCCGCGGCAACCTGGACCTGCAGCGGGAGCCGTGGCCGCGGATCTCCGAGGGCGCCAAGAGCCTCGTCCGCCAGATGCTCCAGATGGACCCCAAGAAGCGCCCCACCGCGCAGCAAGTGCTCG AGCACCCGTGGCTGCAGAACGCGCGGAAGGCGCCCAACGTGCCGCTGGGCGACGTCGTCCGGGCGCGCCTGCAGCAGTTCTCCGCTATGAACAAGTTCAAGAAGAAGGCGATGCGGGTGATCGCGGAGCACCTGTCCGTGGAGGAGGTGGAGGTGATCCGGGACATGTTCGCGCTCATGGACACCGACAAGGACGGCAGGGTGACGCTGGAGGAGCTCAAGGCCGGGCTCAGGAAGGTGGGGTCCAAGCTCGCCGAGCCCGAGATGGAGCTGCTCATGGAGGCC GCTGACGTGAACGGCAACGGTTACCTGGACTACGGCGAGTTCGTGGCCATCACCATCCACCTGCAGCGGCTCTCCAACGACGCCCACCTCCGCAAGGCGTTTCTCTTCTTCGACAAGGACAGCAGCGGCTACATCGAGCGCGCCGAGCTGGCCGACGCGCTCGCCGACGAGGCCGGGCACGCCGACGAGGCCGCGCTCGACAACGTCCTGCGAGAGGTCGACACCGACAAG GATGGGCGGATCAGCTTCGAGGAGTTCGTGGCGATGATGAAGGCCGGGACGGACTGGAGGAAGGCGTCCCGGCAGTACTCGAGGGAGCGCTTCAAGACCCTGAGCAACAGCCTCCTCAAGGACGGGTCGCTCCGCATGGCGCGATGA